One stretch of Thermococcus sp. 21S9 DNA includes these proteins:
- a CDS encoding MBL fold metallo-hydrolase — protein sequence MKVVILGSGSYSGTPKPLCTCENCSRARINPALRRTRFSLYFEETLVDPSPDLHYHLERLNREVERILITHGHFDHVFGLPDLQVFRRVEFYSHRKALEVAKSLAKLAFGSESPEGHEWSYDELEFWEETRIGKMRVVHFPVTHTVTAGGFVIEVKGKRIAITGDTGPEILKDERAIKLMEGADLLIAEMTHREAIPCSHLGVREAIELAKRVGAGYTVFAHISHSNYPHEVLEKKVREAGIPGEVARDFTWVEI from the coding sequence ATGAAGGTCGTGATTCTCGGCTCGGGTTCATACAGCGGGACGCCGAAGCCCCTCTGCACATGCGAGAACTGCTCGCGGGCGAGGATTAATCCGGCCTTAAGGAGAACGCGGTTTTCGCTCTATTTCGAGGAGACGCTCGTTGACCCGAGTCCAGACCTGCACTACCACCTGGAGAGGCTGAACAGGGAGGTGGAGCGGATTCTCATCACCCACGGCCACTTCGACCACGTCTTCGGCTTACCGGACCTTCAGGTCTTCAGACGCGTTGAGTTCTACTCCCACAGGAAAGCACTGGAAGTCGCGAAAAGCTTGGCGAAGCTTGCATTCGGCTCAGAAAGTCCAGAGGGACACGAGTGGAGCTACGACGAGCTTGAGTTCTGGGAGGAGACGAGAATCGGAAAGATGAGGGTAGTTCATTTCCCCGTAACCCACACGGTAACTGCCGGTGGCTTCGTCATCGAGGTGAAGGGGAAGAGGATAGCGATAACCGGTGACACCGGGCCGGAGATTCTGAAGGATGAAAGAGCAATAAAGCTCATGGAAGGGGCCGACCTGCTTATAGCCGAGATGACCCACAGGGAAGCCATTCCCTGCTCGCATCTTGGAGTCCGGGAGGCGATAGAACTGGCGAAGAGGGTCGGGGCAGGCTACACCGTCTTCGCGCACATAAGTCACAGCAACTACCCCCATGAAGTTCTGGAGAAGAAGGTCAGGGAAGCAGGGATTCCGGGCGAGGTCGCGAGGGACTTCACGTGGGTTGAGATTTGA
- a CDS encoding DMT family transporter: MDRETEGTLLAFVVLVLLGLEPAVIKANPVNPFAFASLSALIASLILWSLLLLGGRAREIRDRPAELRKAFLTGLFATAIAYSLFSYGTRLSTAVNSAILTRFEVFYSFLISWLLLRERITGRAVVSALALIAGVFLVVAQGKRPELLKGDVLLLLTPLFWQLGHAIAKRTDYSPVTIATLRNTFGGLLLLVPAFITGFAFTKLALAEGLIIALTQSLWYLAIARINLSKATAILTPAPALTVLVSIALLGESVTPYHLAGLALITLGTLTVSREESGVRE; encoded by the coding sequence ATGGACCGCGAAACCGAGGGGACGCTGTTAGCGTTTGTTGTGCTGGTCCTGCTCGGCCTCGAGCCGGCCGTAATCAAGGCCAATCCAGTTAATCCCTTCGCATTCGCCTCGCTGTCGGCTCTAATAGCTTCGCTAATCCTCTGGTCCCTCCTACTGCTCGGCGGTCGGGCGAGAGAAATCCGGGATAGACCGGCCGAGCTGAGGAAGGCCTTTCTAACGGGCCTTTTCGCGACGGCAATAGCTTATTCTCTCTTCTCCTACGGGACGAGGCTGAGCACTGCTGTAAACTCGGCGATACTCACGCGCTTCGAAGTCTTCTACTCCTTCCTCATCTCGTGGCTCCTCCTGAGGGAGAGGATAACCGGAAGGGCGGTAGTTTCGGCCCTAGCTCTAATCGCGGGCGTCTTCCTCGTGGTCGCGCAGGGAAAGAGACCTGAACTTTTGAAGGGCGACGTTCTACTACTCCTAACTCCCCTCTTCTGGCAGCTCGGGCACGCAATAGCCAAGAGAACCGATTACAGCCCGGTGACGATAGCAACGCTGAGGAACACCTTCGGCGGGCTTCTCCTCCTCGTTCCTGCCTTTATTACCGGCTTCGCCTTCACGAAGCTGGCTCTTGCTGAGGGGCTGATAATAGCGCTCACACAGAGCCTCTGGTATTTGGCGATAGCGCGGATTAACCTCTCGAAGGCGACGGCCATTTTAACGCCCGCGCCCGCTCTGACGGTGCTCGTCTCGATTGCGCTCCTCGGCGAGAGTGTAACACCCTACCACCTCGCGGGCTTAGCCTTAATAACCCTCGGAACCCTAACGGTGAGCAGAGAGGAGAGCGGGGTGAGGGAATGA
- a CDS encoding antitoxin family protein — MEVVEAVYENGVLKPKKKLNLPEGSEVRIKIVPTRVSERTFGIAKMSKREIDEIIEEIERGG; from the coding sequence ATGGAAGTTGTTGAAGCCGTCTATGAGAACGGCGTCCTGAAGCCCAAGAAAAAGCTCAACCTCCCCGAGGGGAGTGAGGTCAGAATTAAGATAGTCCCGACAAGAGTTTCCGAGAGGACCTTTGGGATAGCGAAGATGAGCAAGAGGGAAATCGACGAGATAATCGAGGAGATTGAGCGCGGTGGGTAG
- a CDS encoding tryptophan--tRNA ligase — MDEFKVTPWDVEGLVDYDKLIEQFGTSPLTDELLEKTARLTKSELPIYFRRRFFFSHRDYDKILADYESGKGFFLYTGRGPSGPMHIGHIIPFYATKWLQEKFGVNLYIQITDDEKFLFKNLTLEETKRWAYENILDIIAVGFDPDKTFIFQDSEFTKIYEMALPIAKKINYSMAKAVFGFNEQSKIGMIFYPAIQAAPTFFEKKRCLIPAAIDQDPYWRLQRDFAESLGYYKTAALHSKFVPPLTGLEGKMSASKPETAVYLTDDPEEAGKKIWKFALTGGQPTLKEQREKGGNPEKCVVFKWLEIFFEEDDKKLMERYHACKAGELTCGECKRYLIKKVQEFLKEHQKKRKEAEKKVEKFKYTGELAREQWEKAIPEPLR, encoded by the coding sequence ATGGACGAGTTTAAGGTTACCCCCTGGGACGTTGAAGGTCTCGTCGACTACGACAAGCTGATAGAGCAGTTCGGAACCAGCCCGCTGACGGACGAGTTGCTTGAGAAGACGGCAAGGCTTACGAAGAGCGAACTGCCGATTTACTTCCGCAGGCGCTTCTTCTTCTCCCACAGGGACTACGACAAAATCCTTGCCGACTACGAGAGCGGAAAGGGCTTCTTCCTGTACACCGGCAGGGGCCCGAGCGGGCCGATGCACATCGGCCACATAATTCCTTTCTACGCCACCAAGTGGCTTCAGGAGAAGTTCGGCGTCAACCTCTACATACAGATAACCGACGACGAGAAGTTCCTCTTCAAGAACCTCACCTTAGAAGAAACCAAGCGCTGGGCCTACGAGAACATTTTGGATATAATCGCGGTCGGCTTCGACCCCGACAAGACCTTCATCTTCCAGGACAGCGAGTTCACGAAGATTTACGAGATGGCCCTTCCGATAGCGAAGAAGATAAACTACTCGATGGCCAAAGCGGTCTTTGGCTTCAACGAGCAGAGCAAGATTGGAATGATTTTCTACCCTGCCATACAGGCCGCACCGACCTTCTTCGAGAAGAAGCGCTGTCTAATTCCAGCGGCAATTGACCAGGACCCCTACTGGAGGCTCCAGAGGGACTTCGCCGAGAGCCTCGGCTACTACAAGACCGCCGCTTTGCACTCGAAGTTCGTTCCACCGCTGACGGGCCTCGAAGGGAAGATGAGCGCCAGCAAGCCTGAAACCGCCGTCTATCTCACCGATGACCCGGAGGAAGCTGGAAAGAAAATCTGGAAGTTCGCCCTGACAGGCGGTCAGCCGACGCTCAAAGAGCAGAGGGAGAAGGGCGGAAACCCTGAGAAGTGCGTCGTCTTCAAGTGGCTGGAGATTTTCTTCGAGGAGGACGACAAGAAGCTCATGGAGCGATACCACGCGTGTAAAGCCGGCGAACTGACCTGTGGAGAGTGCAAGCGCTACCTCATCAAGAAGGTTCAGGAGTTCCTGAAGGAGCACCAGAAGAAGAGGAAAGAAGCCGAGAAGAAGGTGGAGAAGTTCAAGTACACCGGCGAGCTGGCAAGGGAGCAGTGGGAGAAGGCTATCCCTGAGCCACTCCGCTAA
- a CDS encoding fumarylacetoacetate hydrolase family protein, translating into MVRLPYMDGFYELRPSKIVALAKNYAEHAREMESDVPEKPVFFLKPPSALIGPGEPIILPRMSRRVDHEVELAVIIGKRAKRVPAEKAMDYVLGYTILLDITARDLQAEAREKGLPWTIAKGFDTFAPVGPRVVDKRELKIDDLEIGLKVNGELRQLGRTSEMVFKVPELIEYISSVMTLEPGDIIATGTPAGIGPLRHGDRVDAWIEGIGRVEFDVLSEDSILC; encoded by the coding sequence ATGGTTCGGTTGCCTTACATGGACGGCTTCTATGAGCTACGCCCGAGCAAAATAGTGGCCCTCGCCAAAAACTACGCCGAGCACGCGAGGGAGATGGAGAGCGACGTTCCGGAGAAGCCGGTCTTCTTCCTCAAGCCTCCGAGTGCACTCATCGGCCCCGGCGAGCCGATAATTCTGCCGAGGATGAGCAGGCGCGTTGACCACGAGGTTGAGCTGGCCGTGATAATCGGGAAGCGCGCGAAGAGAGTTCCCGCTGAGAAAGCCATGGATTATGTCCTTGGCTACACGATATTGCTCGACATTACAGCGAGAGACCTCCAGGCCGAGGCGAGGGAAAAGGGCCTTCCCTGGACGATTGCGAAGGGCTTCGACACGTTCGCCCCCGTCGGCCCGAGGGTCGTGGATAAGCGCGAGCTGAAAATAGACGACCTCGAAATCGGCCTGAAGGTGAACGGCGAACTCAGACAGCTTGGAAGAACCAGTGAGATGGTCTTCAAGGTTCCCGAGCTGATAGAGTACATAAGCTCCGTCATGACGCTCGAGCCCGGGGACATAATAGCGACAGGAACGCCGGCAGGAATAGGCCCGCTGAGGCACGGCGATAGGGTTGATGCCTGGATTGAGGGCATCGGAAGAGTCGAGTTCGACGTCCTGAGCGAGGACTCGATTCTGTGCTGA